Proteins encoded together in one Corynebacterium liangguodongii window:
- a CDS encoding DUF6912 family protein: MRVYIPATFAMLAQLQETGVLHARGGWAFAATPELTEFYTSGDIEEIEAIAFDDAAMASIRLLAIGDEERFPHRRVVVSADVEGAAGEPEMGESVVRLAGPISRGDVAAVHVDVAEAEEATRRAIAHIDAADLGDEDAELAVGDAQDNYMAFYHPSELPFLIELL, from the coding sequence GTGCGCGTCTACATCCCGGCGACGTTCGCCATGCTCGCTCAGCTGCAGGAGACCGGGGTGCTCCACGCCCGCGGCGGGTGGGCGTTCGCGGCGACGCCGGAGCTCACCGAGTTCTATACCTCCGGCGACATCGAGGAGATTGAGGCGATCGCGTTCGACGACGCCGCGATGGCGTCGATACGCCTGCTCGCGATTGGTGACGAAGAGAGGTTCCCGCACCGCCGCGTCGTCGTCTCCGCCGACGTCGAGGGCGCGGCCGGCGAGCCGGAGATGGGCGAGAGCGTGGTCAGGCTCGCGGGGCCGATTTCGCGTGGCGACGTCGCCGCGGTCCACGTCGACGTCGCTGAGGCCGAGGAGGCGACGCGCAGGGCGATTGCTCACATCGACGCCGCCGATCTTGGCGACGAAGACGCCGAACTCGCCGTCGGCGACGCGCAGGACAACTACATGGCCTTCTACCACCCGAGCGAGCTGCCCTTTCTTATCGAGCTCCTTTAA
- the rsgA gene encoding ribosome small subunit-dependent GTPase A, producing the protein MARRFSDFDESDVRVRPGKGSRPRSKDRPSHDDAVDGMVVTKDRGRWGVVIEDTGAVVQCMRARELKRVSVEVGDRVGVVGDTSGRKDTLARIVKRAERSSVLRRTADDTDPYERIIVANAELLLIVTAVADPPPRIGFVERALIAAFVGGVTPVVCLTKSDLADPGVFRSELTDLDVDVLEVGIDDEIDELTAMLTGRLTALIGHSGVGKSTLVNRIVPGANRLTGEVSGVGKGRHTSTQSVALEVPGGGWIIDTPGIRSFGLAHVSPDQVVAVFPELAAAAEDCPRGCSHLGPPADPECAWDALDADTPVGRRARAVRRLLEALRSNNEWELKGAR; encoded by the coding sequence GTGGCGCGGCGGTTTAGCGACTTCGACGAGTCCGACGTGCGGGTGCGGCCCGGCAAGGGATCTCGCCCGCGCTCGAAGGACCGCCCCTCCCACGACGACGCCGTCGACGGCATGGTGGTGACCAAAGACCGGGGGCGGTGGGGAGTCGTCATCGAGGACACCGGGGCGGTGGTGCAATGCATGCGCGCCCGCGAGCTCAAGCGGGTCTCCGTCGAGGTCGGCGACCGCGTCGGGGTCGTCGGCGATACGAGCGGGCGCAAAGACACCCTCGCCCGCATCGTCAAGCGCGCCGAGCGCAGCTCCGTGCTGCGGCGCACGGCCGATGACACCGACCCCTACGAGCGCATCATCGTCGCCAACGCCGAGCTCCTCCTCATCGTCACCGCCGTGGCCGACCCGCCGCCGCGCATAGGCTTTGTCGAGCGCGCCCTCATCGCCGCCTTCGTCGGCGGCGTGACCCCCGTGGTGTGCCTGACCAAATCCGACCTGGCCGACCCGGGGGTCTTTCGCTCCGAGCTCACCGACCTCGACGTCGATGTCCTCGAAGTCGGCATCGACGACGAGATCGACGAGCTCACCGCGATGCTCACTGGACGGCTCACCGCGCTCATCGGGCACTCGGGCGTGGGCAAGTCCACGCTGGTCAACAGGATCGTCCCCGGCGCCAACCGGCTCACCGGCGAAGTCTCCGGGGTGGGCAAGGGCCGCCACACCTCGACCCAGTCGGTCGCCCTCGAGGTGCCCGGCGGGGGCTGGATCATCGACACCCCCGGTATCCGCTCCTTCGGCCTCGCCCACGTCTCGCCCGACCAGGTCGTCGCGGTCTTCCCCGAGCTCGCCGCCGCTGCCGAGGATTGCCCGCGCGGGTGCAGCCACCTCGGCCCGCCGGCCGATCCGGAGTGCGCCTGGGACGCCTTGGACGCGGATACTCCCGTGGGCAGGCGGGCCCGGGCCGTGCGCAGGCTGCTCGAGGCGCTGCGCAGCAACAACGAGTGGGAGCTTAAAGGAGCTCGATAA
- the aroA gene encoding 3-phosphoshikimate 1-carboxyvinyltransferase yields MVGMTQLWPAPYSATPITHTQVIPGSKSLTNRAYILAALGEGTSTISGALRSRDTDLMRQALGAMGVGFAESGGVVEVTPGQLGGAEVDCGLAGTVMRFVPAVAALATGEVRFDGDARARQRPIAAILTALRQLGVEITGDELPFIVHGRGAVRGGDVEIDASGSSQFVSGLLLAAARFDRGGSITHTGATLPSLPHIEMTLAMLAEAGVVVESSGHRWHVAPQRIRARHWEIEPDLSNATPFLAAAAVTGGVVSVPGWPAVTTQPGDAIRGIVERMGCEIDIDAEHILTVRGPSRGTLRGIRLDMSDIGELTPTVAALAACASSPSEITGIAHLRGHETDRLAALTEEINRLGGRCEESADGLRISPARLHGGTWRSYEDHRMATAGAIIGLVTKGVSVEDIGTTAKTLPGFAGMWEDMVGEAAAVEA; encoded by the coding sequence ATGGTGGGCATGACACAGCTGTGGCCCGCGCCTTATTCCGCGACCCCGATCACCCATACCCAGGTCATCCCGGGGTCGAAGTCGCTGACCAATCGGGCCTATATCCTCGCCGCGCTGGGCGAGGGAACCTCGACCATCTCCGGCGCGCTGCGCTCGCGCGATACCGACCTCATGCGCCAGGCGCTCGGCGCGATGGGCGTCGGCTTCGCCGAGTCGGGCGGCGTCGTCGAGGTCACCCCGGGCCAGCTGGGCGGCGCCGAGGTCGATTGCGGGCTCGCCGGCACCGTCATGCGCTTCGTGCCCGCCGTGGCGGCCCTCGCCACGGGCGAGGTGCGTTTCGACGGCGACGCGCGCGCCCGCCAGCGCCCGATTGCCGCGATCCTCACGGCGCTGCGCCAGCTCGGCGTTGAGATCACCGGCGACGAGCTACCCTTTATCGTCCACGGCCGCGGCGCTGTGCGCGGGGGCGACGTCGAGATCGATGCCTCCGGTTCCTCTCAGTTCGTCTCCGGCCTCCTGCTCGCCGCCGCTCGCTTCGACCGCGGGGGGAGCATCACCCACACCGGGGCGACGCTCCCCTCGCTTCCCCACATCGAGATGACCTTAGCGATGCTCGCCGAGGCCGGGGTGGTGGTCGAATCCTCCGGGCATAGGTGGCACGTCGCCCCGCAGCGCATCCGCGCCCGCCACTGGGAGATCGAGCCCGACCTGTCGAATGCGACCCCGTTCCTCGCCGCGGCCGCGGTGACCGGCGGGGTGGTGAGCGTCCCGGGCTGGCCCGCCGTGACCACACAGCCCGGCGACGCGATTCGCGGCATCGTGGAGCGCATGGGCTGCGAGATCGACATCGACGCCGAGCACATCTTGACTGTGCGCGGCCCCTCGCGCGGCACGCTGCGAGGCATCCGCCTCGACATGAGCGATATCGGCGAGCTCACCCCCACCGTGGCTGCCCTCGCGGCCTGCGCCAGCTCGCCGAGCGAGATCACGGGCATCGCCCACCTGCGGGGGCACGAAACCGACCGGCTTGCCGCCTTAACGGAGGAGATCAACCGGCTCGGGGGCAGGTGCGAGGAGAGCGCGGACGGCCTGCGGATCAGCCCGGCGCGCCTGCACGGCGGCACGTGGCGCTCGTATGAGGACCACCGCATGGCCACGGCCGGGGCGATCATCGGGCTTGTCACTAAGGGCGTGAGCGTCGAAGACATCGGCACCACCGCGAAGACCCTGCCCGGCTTCGCGGGCATGTGGGAGGACATGGTGGGCGAGGCCGCAGCGGTGGAGGCCTAG
- a CDS encoding SOS response-associated peptidase, with protein sequence MCGRFVLFTTGNELIDAIAAIPGVDSVAAPDGTPPPRYNVAPTQQVPLVRLKGAQASLNAARWGLIPRWKKDERGAPLFNARAETVAEKPSFRQAFAARRGLMVLDGYYEWKDKVPYFVAPERGMLYAAALWETGGDQLSATMVTTAAAEPMEWLHHRLPLFLLPEEVEQWVHGTPEQAGELLGPSRVAGELRARHAAPEVGNVRNDHAELMGAN encoded by the coding sequence ATGTGTGGACGTTTCGTTCTCTTTACAACGGGCAACGAGCTTATCGACGCCATCGCGGCGATCCCCGGCGTCGACTCCGTTGCCGCACCCGACGGCACGCCCCCACCGCGCTACAACGTCGCCCCCACCCAGCAGGTCCCCCTCGTGCGCCTGAAAGGGGCCCAGGCCTCGCTCAACGCCGCACGCTGGGGCCTGATCCCGCGCTGGAAGAAGGACGAGCGAGGCGCCCCGCTGTTTAACGCCCGCGCCGAGACGGTGGCGGAAAAGCCGTCGTTTCGCCAGGCCTTCGCGGCGCGGCGGGGGCTCATGGTGCTCGACGGGTACTACGAGTGGAAGGACAAGGTCCCCTACTTCGTTGCCCCGGAGCGCGGGATGCTCTACGCGGCGGCGCTGTGGGAGACCGGGGGCGATCAGCTCTCCGCGACGATGGTGACCACCGCGGCCGCCGAGCCGATGGAGTGGCTGCACCACCGGCTGCCGCTGTTCCTCCTGCCCGAGGAGGTCGAGCAGTGGGTGCACGGCACCCCGGAGCAGGCCGGCGAGCTGCTTGGCCCCTCGCGCGTGGCCGGCGAGCTGCGCGCGCGGCACGCGGCGCCCGAGGTGGGCAACGTGCGCAACGACCACGCCGAGCTTATGGGGGCGAACTGA
- a CDS encoding VOC family protein — MQRIIQTVWCSDDDAAERVSPRLLFAGPAFRRVGEARALYTETFPASRVHLQPAECAVAYSEVDAWWDALASIPGPCGWMRDPVGLSWQIVPENYRSLLGTPGAFERASRMGTIVIEEV; from the coding sequence ATGCAAAGGATCATCCAGACCGTCTGGTGCAGCGACGACGACGCCGCCGAGCGGGTGTCCCCCCGCCTGCTCTTTGCCGGGCCCGCTTTCAGGCGGGTGGGGGAGGCCAGGGCGCTCTACACGGAGACCTTCCCCGCCTCCCGGGTGCACCTGCAGCCCGCAGAGTGCGCGGTCGCCTACTCCGAGGTCGACGCCTGGTGGGATGCGCTGGCGAGCATCCCCGGGCCCTGCGGGTGGATGAGGGATCCCGTCGGCCTGAGCTGGCAGATCGTGCCGGAGAACTACAGGTCCTTGCTCGGCACTCCGGGTGCCTTCGAGCGCGCCTCCCGCATGGGCACGATCGTCATCGAGGAGGTCTAG